CTGAAATGACGAAGAAGATCGGCACGCCGATCCACATCCGAGAAGTCGTCCAGAGCAGGATTTCGGACGGAGAAGCGGCACCGCTTTTGACCTGGCGGTCCAAGGTGGCGCCGGCCACGTAAAACGTGGAGTGATAGG
Above is a genomic segment from Planctomycetia bacterium containing:
- a CDS encoding acyltransferase; this encodes MAPPATSTRYQILDHWRGLACLMVLAYHSTFYVAGATLDRQVKSGAASPSEILLWTTSRMWIGVPIFFVIS